Proteins co-encoded in one Zygotorulaspora mrakii chromosome 5, complete sequence genomic window:
- the TFB6 gene encoding TFIIH complex subunit TFB6 (similar to Saccharomyces cerevisiae YOR352W; ancestral locus Anc_7.40), producing MSEPETPLHAEANQELDINTVNELEIRDIEGLDLNPDLDDTETGESTKFDLNTAIEPQKRNRADEEEGENMFDDYDDFKPQINISSPFASNTKLNNLQNHHQIDNDGPLEKNRRLSLSQQSKFIAYCDEKLLNIQRKFVQSRGLNPQNGYSGLLLLLVDFKSLIDFIWYSIEGRPNTDYLLTEDPLETSQEQYFGRESTYFGQSAYLIRIADDLLDYTEKFEMKSITLDKQIATLSKLFKLLFILDSIFSRLIDGAVPGRVKMSVTDSVRLTSIAERTRLKLPWFFENQDIHGYHYEVSKIYEETLERCAK from the coding sequence ATGTCGGAGCCAGAAACTCCCTTACATGCGGAGGCCAATCAAGAGCTAGATATCAATACCGTTAATGAGCTAGAAATTCGAGATATCGAAGGATTGGATTTGAATCCTGATTTAGATGACACAGAAACTGGAGAGAGTACCAAATTCGATTTAAATACGGCTATTGAACCCCAAAAAAGGAATCGCGCTGATGAGGAGGAAGGCGAGAATATGTTTGATGACTATGATGACTTCAAGCCCCAGATCAATATATCTTCACCTTTTGCATCAAACACGAAGTTGAATAACCTTCAAAACCATCACCAAATAGATAACGATGGCCCTCTGGAGAAGAATAGGCGTCTTTCTTTGTCGCAACAGTCTAAATTTATTGCGTATtgtgatgaaaaattgcTGAATATTCAGAGAAAATTCGTGCAATCTCGCGGTCTTAACCCTCAGAATGGATACTCTGGTTTGTTACTTCTTTTGGTGGATTTCAAGTCTCTTATTGATTTCATTTGGTATTCCATCGAGGGCCGACCTAATACCGACTACCTATTAACAGAAGACCCATTGGAGACATCACAGGAGCAATATTTCGGGCGTGAATCCACGTATTTTGGACAGAGCGCTTATTTAATCAGAATTGCAGATGATTTGCTCGATTACACGGAAAAATTCGAAATGAAGTCAATAACACTAGACAAACAAATTGCAACTCTATCaaagcttttcaaactaCTGTTTATACTGGACAGTATATTTTCTCGACTTATCGATGGCGCTGTGCCTGGGAGAGTGAAAATGAGTGTAACTGATTCGGTGCGGCTAACGAGCATCGCTGAACGCACGAGACTAAAATTACCATGGttttttgagaatcaaGATATCCATGGTTACCACTACGAAGTAAGCAAAATTTATGAGGAAACTTTAGAAAGATGTGCTAAATAA
- the MEK1 gene encoding serine/threonine protein kinase MEK1 (similar to Saccharomyces cerevisiae MEK1 (YOR351C); ancestral locus Anc_7.41): MSSAVQGFLELLRRPNELLDTDESPENLGGYGRRLEISRHNLLKLGRNEQECDFVCHDPAISSIHCVFWAVLFEEDSLPMCYVKDCSLNGTYLNGSLLKRDVAYLLTDGDKIDLQDENQVTFRFCTNKKAESDELIEQFGFEKKVQQWEVTSRVIGNGTFGHVLVAYKKRENISTVKELPKLYPENYAVKIIKLRPNKLNKEAKILLKLNHPNIIKVHHTYCDINDNLYIFQDLIPGGDLFSYLAKGDCLSSIPEAEALIIVYQILHALKYLHNQGIVHRDLKLDNILLCSPEPCTRIILADFGIAKDLSTAKSRMHTVVGTPEYCAPEVGFKADRKAYQSFSRAATLVQNGYDRKCDLWSLGVITHIMLTGISPFYGDGTERSIIQSTKIGKLTFTAKQWNTVADAAKSFVQKLLEIDVNKRLDSRQSLAHPWILKHHDQLEKIYFKKILKTSEKPILDIATTVLEPSWKRKLPKSVVVDHSLLNKKKRRNEI, from the exons ATGTCTTCAGCTGTGCAGGGCTTTTTGGAACTCCTTAGAAGGCCGAATGAGCTTTTAGATACAGATGAGTCCCCAGAGAACCTCGGCGGCTACGGCAGAAGacttgaaatatcaagaCATAACTTGCTTAAGCTTGGAAGAAATGAGCAGGAGTGCGACTTCGTTTGCCATGATCCGGCAATATCGTCTATTCACTGTGTCTTTTGGGCTGTTTTATTCGAAGAGGATAGTTTACCCATGTGTTACGTGAAGGATTGCTCACTAAATGGGACGTACTTGAACGGCTCATTATTGAAGAGAGATGTAGCGTACCTGCTTACAGATGGAGACAAAATCGACTTGCAAGACGAAAACCAAGTTACGTTCCGGTTTTGTACTAACAAAAAGGCAGAAAGCGATGAATTAATTGAACAGTTTGggtttgaaaagaaagtacAGCAGTGGGAAGTTACTTCTAGAGTGATTGGGAACGGAACTTTTGGCCATGTACTTGTGGCctacaaaaaaagagaaaatatCAGTACAGTCAAAGAGCTGCCAAAACTGTATCCTGAGAATTACGCTGTCAAAATCATTAAACTTAGGCCGAACAAGCTGAATAAGGAAGCGAAAATActattgaaattgaatcat CCAAACATTATCAAAGTTCATCACACGTACTGCGATATTAATGACAACTTATATATTTTCCAGGATTTAATCCCAGGCGGCGATCTATTCTCTTATTTGGCTAAAGGTGATTGCTTGAGTTCAATTCCAGAGGCTGAGGCTTTGATAATTGTTTACCAAATTTTGCATGCACTCAAATACCTTCATAACCAAGGAATAGTTCATCGAGATTTGAAACTTGATAACATTTTGCTATGTTCGCCTGAACCTTGCACTAGAATTATTCTAGCAGACTTTGGAATTGCCAAGGACTTATCAACAGCAAAGTCAAGAATGCATACAGTGGTTGGGACTCCTGAGTACTGTGCGCCCGAGGTAGGCTTCAAAGCCGATAGGAAAGCATACCAATCCTTCTCTCGTGCTGCCACTTTGGTACAGAATGGCTATGATAGGAAATGCGATTTGTGGTCCTTAGGAGTTATAACACACATAATGCTGACAGGGATCTCGCCATTTTATGGCGATGGAACGGAGAGAAGTATTATCCAAAGCACTAAAATAGGTAAATTAACCTTTACGGCAAAACAATGGAATACGGTGGCTGATGCTGCCAAAAGTTTCGTTCAAAAGCtacttgaaattgatgtCAATAAAAGACTGGATAGCAGACAGAGTTTAGCGCATCCATGGATCTTGAAACATCACGATCAGCTGGAAaagatatatttcaaaaaaattttgaaaacgtCTGAAAAACCGATTCTCGACATTGCCACGACGGTGTTAGAACCTAGCTGGAAGAGAAAATTGCCTAAAAGTGTTGTTGTGGACCACTCCTTGCttaataagaaaaaaagaaggaacGAAATATGA
- the MNE1 gene encoding Mne1p (similar to Saccharomyces cerevisiae MNE1 (YOR350C); ancestral locus Anc_7.42) has translation MRQVVLSSALGKIAAEVLLRETYISRKHDDYMKWNKPLVKEAKNQSLTDAWLQEAIRDPKRKDTYNSKVVLSLPIVLRTLQRLRSNDSISMYFALMSRIKCSDIKWFSTNGYTVTASNHMPLEFFHELSTMLNRMFAAKQTPLDIDTITKFTFEFMSRYDFLMKSKSISNLRQTTKFYKNCIFLTTKSGSISHLLETLKRIPEKRQGLKVLAELTFYQQSSQTFRAFNFLEQKIMGPDAIHLDEEEVADFFPVFFSLMLSSISKGGENICCSLLKKLSADWKYEMSTHDYTILRELSERTAAIEVLITLQQCYPSYSSVLMPWKTFESQLDWKRFIDGLYDVKIDLFSQEQDLDFLQFKLSSIGPKIQDWVTFLNKEIMPIDANESLKAFSLHSVLLYLGANKNLGFLVSILEHMIYEMNLAEVFLNTHKLLGQAKCSNFHVLFKAMSNSGSSVLSANFLFNFLLHERQLPFEFNANDFYYMMKSCLSGANYPAIYHFLYHCIRKLGATFYRTEGKELIWCLPPQIESLIRDNLALIRGDNRSLKIIKKLENWFTQQSSVKDSNIDTDTLKDIFGDAYFPKLDINVLQSWKKVEESSVSNTHQGFSVYSTSSDIAMSERLRNLTRYMLDRKQPM, from the coding sequence ATGAGACAAGTCGTTTTATCCTCTGCACTAGGAAAGATAGCTGCCGAAGTACTTCTGCGAGAGACATATATTAGCCGAAAACATGATGATTATATGAAATGGAACAAGCCTCTGGTGAAGGAGGCCAAAAATCAATCTTTAACCGATGCATGGCTCCAAGAAGCTATTAGGGATCCAAAAAGGAAGGATACATATAATTCAAAAGTGGTTCTTTCCCTCCCGATAGTGCTAAGGACCTTACAAAGGCTGAGATCAAATGACAGTATCTCAATGTACTTTGCGCTTATGAGCAGAATAAAATGTTCAGATATCAAATGGTTTTCTACTAATGGATATACAGTAACGGCTAGCAATCACATGCCTTTAGAATTCTTTCACGAGCTTTCTACGATGCTTAATAGAATGTTCGCGGCGAAACAGACTCCTTTGGACATTGATACCATCACTAAATTCACCTTTGAGTTTATGTCGCGGTAcgattttttgatgaaatctAAATCCATTTCTAACTTAAGGCAAACGACAAAGTTCTACAAAAACTGTATATTTTTGACCACCAAAAGTGGCTCGATCAGCCATTTACTTGAGACATTGAAACGAATACCAGAGAAAAGGCAAGGTTTGAAAGTTCTAGCGGAATTGACTTTTTACCAGCAGTCCTCACAAACGTTTAGGGCCTTTAATTTCCTGGAGCAAAAGATAATGGGTCCCGACGCGATTCACTTggacgaagaagaagtggCAGACTTTTTTCCagtatttttcagcttgATGCTGTCAAGTATTTCGAAAGGAGGGGAAAATATCTGCTGCAGCCTCTTGAAAAAGCTATCAGCTGACTGGAAATACGAGATGAGTACTCATGATTACACAATACTGCGAGAGTTGAGTGAACGAACTGCTGCCATTGAAGTGCTCATTACACTTCAGCAATGTTACCCAAGCTATTCAAGCGTTTTGATGCCCTGGAAGACCTTCGAGTCCCAATTGGATTGGAAACGATTCATCGACGGCTTGTATGATGTGAAAATTGATCTATTCTCGCAAGAGCAagatttggattttttgcAGTTCAAGTTATCGTCGATTGGCCCGAAGATTCAAGATTGGGTCACATTCttaaataaagaaatcatGCCAATAGATGCAAACGAGTCCCTGAAGGCGTTTTCGCTGCACTCGGTTCTCTTATACTTGGGAGCTAATAAAAATCTAGGGTTTCTAGTATCAATTTTAGAGCATATGATATACGAAATGAATCTTGCAGAGGTGTTTTTGAATACACACAAGCTGTTGGGCCAAGCAAAGTGCTCCAATTTTCATGTTCTATTCAAAGCAATGTCTAACAGTGGCTCCTCCGTCCTTTCAGCAAACTTTTTATTCAACTTCTTACTTCATGAAAGGCAACTGCCATTCGAATTCAATGCTAACGATTTTTACTATATGATGAAGTCCTGTCTTTCTGGAGCTAACTATCCGGCGATATATCACTTCTTGTACCATTGTATTCGGAAACTGGGTGCAACGTTTTATCGCACCGAGGGAAAAGAACTTATCTGGTGTCTCCCGCCTCAAATCGAGTCACTAATAAGGGATAATTTAGCGCTTATCAGAGGTGACAACAGATCTCTAAAGATAATAAAAAAGTTGGAAAACTGGTTCACGCAGCAATCATCAGTGAAAGACTCAAATATTGATACCGATACCCTGAAAGATATTTTCGGGGACGCTTATTTTCCGAAATTAGATATAAATGTATTACAGTCGTGGAAAAAAGTGGAGGAGAGCTCCGTTTCAAATACGCACCAGGGGTTTTCAGTGTACTCTACCTCATCGGATATAGCTATGAGTGAAAGGTTGCGCAATTTAACGAGATACATGCTAGACCGAAAACAGCCCATGTGA
- the CIN1 gene encoding Cin1p (similar to Saccharomyces cerevisiae CIN1 (YOR349W); ancestral locus Anc_7.43), with translation MSIDSPENEPNGILSQSISTLQAYLDENICTITDENFDKLSSVINEFEQDPSLLIFSSNGENRLYHYVECLTLDLELADSKGILLRSKVFYNMSKLVTWKRIVTYLPTTIYQLPHLLALLPEVATRGEESWYISYMILSWIYTVVLSPFKLEKSCNEIYHITAQYETFQSLKPIVSRIHSQLLIKNSELFNSMKDELDPLTMNYLLKSASAKHLFDPELVVKICKKYLEDSSSGTLMNLKLLPKLFKMSALSENWALMEDIISWFLSNMNNNFTRFRFKLAHSFAEIIRCLISELHEEGAAKEIIDARVEDSVKLLSSPSSWDLLDSDFLHTNLLVIAELSGVITKHWPEMSKRISDHIIPQASKFQQLRLNSIKGSQIKDASNFICWSVARSNRNGEVLDRKVMTNIYLNLLMCSIFDRDLMVRRSANAALQEVLGRYISPMKILDNRTVLRIIELPIINLAASYSENVLNVYEILLRTNSSEYFLSYFADWVVDYNLLANHDLLVVRLTIEALFQLLSKYSRSADGRVTAKLRSSINCAIEFRKPLTSIKLLSLLIMLCDKDIDVSLASHSNMDKLYEIYVSTLKFSHNQIKTNLFGFSVMLKYWILTIEKFGTFTMNEKKSELFFRIMRVIPDEDNQMAIFVPLVKQFVLRISADGQVWRSSGDKTKFWSKFESYVRINNTLISSALPELTPTRFLKIFYAVLPSLDCARKSQVIDSLADRLPVVVTYDHSVLTTIAGLLNDYTITQQGDVGRYVRISSAKLVAQNIELFSGRQNEHLRKVIILSLMRLSAEQVKDLKVICFDILCRLFDYDIEINKKKINSQLLEFQHLIFKGHCTEFWQGYLLSGGAIHFSDAEVTSLIDDFLKHYYFVLEEQDRLDLCNCLIRVIPSAKDIIEFQQDENRNGKTISTRQDILKTAISHLTFWLRIMESGIEIDSRFNFEGVYAKLYNLHLLDNHLLRISVIKLFPHLITSSCPSAPTENSGLTDSIIKRLLMLLQRECLSSGEKSPVLRNTIFEALAQIYLHFNAESHLAKIRTASTTKQGVMQLSESEMLI, from the coding sequence ATGAGCATTGATTCTCCGGAAAATGAGCCAAATGGCATTTTATCGCAGTCAATTAGCACGTTGCAGGCATATCTTGACGAGAATATATGTACGATAACTGATGAGAATTTCGACAAGTTGTCATCAGTTATTAACGAGTTCGAGCAAGACCCATCCTTACTCATATTCAGTAGCAATGGGGAGAATAGGCTATATCACTATGTCGAATGCTTGACGCTCGACTTGGAACTTGCAGATAGTAAGGGTATACTCCTACGTTCCAAAGTATTTTACAACATGTCAAAGCTAGTTACGTGGAAAAGAATAGTGACCTATCTTCCAACTACGATCTATCAATTGCCACACTTGTTGGCACTTCTACCAGAAGTAGCTACTAGAGGCGAGGAAAGCTGGTACATATCCTACATGATACTATCATGGATTTACACTGTGGTGTTGTCACCATTCAAGCTGGAGAAATCCTGCAATGAAATATACCATATTACAGCACAATATGAAACatttcaatctttgaaaccTATCGTGAGCCGTATCCATTCTCAGCTGCTCATAAAGAACTctgaacttttcaatagCATGAAAGATGAGCTGGATCCACTTACAATGAATTATCTCTTGAAATCTGCATCTGCGAAGCACCTGTTTGATCCGGAACTGGTTGTCAAAATTTGCAAGAAATATCTTGAAGATTCGAGTTCTGGTACGctaatgaatttgaaattattgcCAAAGCTATTCAAAATGAGCGCTCTTTCAGAAAACTGGGCCTTGATGGAAGACATCATATCATGGTTTTTATCCAACATGAATAACAACTTCACACGTTTCAGATTCAAGTTAGCGCACTCCTTTGCTGAGATAATTCGCTGTTTGATCAGCGAACTACATGAAGAGGGAGCTGCAAAAGAGATCATCGATGCTCGTGTTGAGGATTCAGTCAAACTGCTTAGTTCCCCCTCATCCTGGGACTTGTTGGACTCAGATTTTTTGCACACGAATCTTTTAGTCATTGCAGAGCTATCAGGTGTCATAACTAAGCATTGGCCAGAAATGAGTAAGCGCATCTCTGATCATATTATCCCACAGGCAAGCAAATTTCAGCAATTGAGACTTAATAGTATAAAAGGCTCACAGATAAAGGATGCTTCAAATTTCATCTGTTGGTCAGTAGCGAGATCCAACAGAAATGGTGAAGTTCTCGACAGGAAAGTTATGACTAATATATATTTGAACTTACTGATGTGCTCCATATTTGATCGTGATCTAATGGTGCGAAGATCGGCAAATGCTGCTTTGCAGGAGGTTCTGGGAAGATACATATCACccatgaaaattttggacaATCGGACTGTTTTACGAATCATTGAACTGCCAATAATAAATTTAGCAGCATCATACTCCGAAAATGTTTTGAATGTTTATGAAATACTTTTAAGAACGAATTCATCTGAATACTTTTTGTCATACTTTGCTGATTGGGTAGTTGATTATAATTTGCTAGCAAATCATGATCTGCTTGTTGTTAGATTGACAATTGAGGCCCTGTTTCAGCTATTATCGAAATATTCGCGGTCTGCTGACGGTCGTGTCACAGCTAAACTTCGTTCGTCTATAAATTGTGCAATTGAATTCAGAAAGCCATTAACATCAATAAAGCTTCTGTCACTTCTTATAATGTTGTGTGATAAAGATATTGATGTTTCCTTGGCGTCGCATTCCAATATGGACAAGCTGTATGAGATCTATGTTTcaactttgaaattcaGTCATAACCAAATAAAAACTAATCTATTTGGATTTTCAGTCATGTTGAAATACTGGATACTTACTATAGAGAAATTTGGAACGTTTACTAtgaacgaaaaaaaaagtgagCTGTTTTTCCGTATCATGCGTGTCATACCGGATGAAGATAACCAAATGGCAATTTTTGTCCCTCTTGTTAAGCAGTTCGTTCTCAGAATAAGTGCAGATGGTCAAGTTTGGAGAAGTTCTGGTGATAAAACAAAGTTCTggtcaaaatttgaaagttaTGTTCGCATCAACAATACattgatttcttcagctCTGCCAGAATTAACACCGACGagatttttaaaaattttctatgCCGTACTTCCTTCACTAGATTGCGCAAGAAAATCGCAGGTGATTGATTCATTAGCTGACCGTTTACCTGTCGTTGTAACATATGATCACAGCGTACTAACTACTATTGCTGGTCTACTAAATGATTATACAATTACCCAACAAGGTGATGTTGGTCGCTATGTTCGTATAAGTTCAGCAAAGCTAGTTGCACAAAATATAGAGTTATTTTCTGGAAGGCAAAATGAACATTTGCGGAAAGTGATTATTCTTAGCTTGATGCGACTTTCCGCAGAGCAAGTCAAAGATCTGAAGGTGATTTGCTTTGACATTTTATGCAGGCTGTTTGATtatgatattgaaattaacaaaaagaaaataaactCACAATTGCTTGAATTCCAACACTTGATATTTAAAGGACATTGCACAGAATTTTGGCAAGGATATCTTCTATCTGGCGGTGCTATCCATTTTTCTGATGCTGAGGTTACAAGTTTgattgatgatttcttGAAACACTATTATTTCGTTCTAGAAGAGCAAGACAGACTAGACTTGTGCAACTGTTTGATACGAGTAATTCCATCAGCAAAGgatatcattgaatttCAGCAGGATGAAAatagaaatggaaagacaatatcaacaagaCAAGATATTTTAAAGACGGCAATTTCTCATTTGACATTTTGGTTGAGAATAATGGAATCtggaattgaaattgattcaaGATTTAATTTTGAGGGTGTGTATGCAAAGCTTTATAATCTGCATCTGCTAGACAATCATCTCTTGAGGATAAGCGTCATAAAACTATTTCCACATCTAATTACTTCCAGCTGCCCTTCAGCGCCTACGGAAAATAGCGGATTGACAGATTCGATCATCAAACGACTTTTAATGCTACTGCAGAGGGAGTGCCTATCTAGCGGGGAAAAATCACCGGTTTTGCGGAatacaatttttgaagctcTGGCACAGATATATCTTCACTTCAATGCGGAGTCTCATCTAGCAAAGATACGAACTGCTAGTACGACAAAGCAAGGTGTAATGCAGCTGTCAGAATCAGAAATGCTTATATAG